In Actinoplanes lobatus, the DNA window GGTCAGCAGGGTCACGCCGGCGGTGTGCCAGTCGAGCTGGGCGCTGCGGCCGGTGAGCGCGGTGGCCAGGCCGACCACGCCACCCGGGCCGACGTGGTGCCGGATGGTGCCGCCCGGGTCGCCGGGCCGGCGGCCGTGCAGCGCGCCCTCGGCCACCACGTAGACGGCGCCCTGGGTCTCCCCGGCGAGCACCAGCTGACGGCCGGTCGGCGGACGGTACCACCGGGCCCGGGCGGCGAGCGCCTGCAACGACGGCTCGGGCAGGCCGCCCAGTTCGGAGGCGCGCAGGGTGGCCACCCGGCGGGGCAGGTCGGCCTCCCGGTCGCGCTCGGCCATCTGCTGGCGCGCCCGGCGGACGGCCCGGACCAGGCGGCCCAGCAGGAAGTAGAGCGGCGGCGCGACGACCCCGAGGACGATCACCAGGAGCAGCAGCGCGCCGGCGAAGCCCTCGTACCAGAGGCCGACGATCAGGCCCTCGATCCGGTCGGTCCACAGTCGATAGCCCAGTCCGATGGCGCTGACCAGCCACAGCAGCGACAGGAAGCCGTAGAGGGCGACGAGCCGGCCCTCCCGGTCCAGCGACTTCCAGCCCGGTCCGCGACGGCGCAGGCGGCCGCCCATCCAGGACAGTGCGCGGGCCCGGACGTCCGGGATCTCCAGCCAGTCCATCAGCAGGTACTTGCCGTCCAGCGGCAGCAGCGGGCTGAGGTTGAAGAACGTGTGCAGGTAGAACAGGAACGCCAGCTTGAAGGTCACCCCGGCGACGGCCGGGATGACGAGACCGGTCAGCTGGAACAGCCCGGCCAGGCCCAGGGCGGTGGCCGGGCCGGCCGCGGTGACCGCGATCCGGGCGCGGCGGCCGGCCATCCAGACGTCGCTGGCGTCGACGAAGACCGAGGGGACTCCGAAGTAGAGCATCAGGCCGGCGGCCGGGACCTCCCGGCCGACCCGTTTCGCGGCGAGCGCGTGCCCCAGCTCGTGCACCGTCAGGACCAGCACGTTCAGTGACACCAGGGCGAGCGCGCCGAGCAGGTACGAGTCGCCCACCAGGAAGAGGGACCGGCTGCCCCGCTGCCAGGTGCCCGCGAACAGCAGCAGGCCGACGGCCGCCACCACCGCGCCGATCCACACCGCGACCCGTGTGAAGAGCAGCCGGCCGACGGTGGTGTAGAGGGTGGTGACCAGGCTGTCGACCGGGAAGGACAGGACCACGCGGCCGCGCGCGGCGGCGGCCAGCGAGTCGCCCATCCGCCGGGGCAGCGGGTCCCGGCGCAGGTCGCGCAGCGGGCGGAAGGCGTCCATCGGCAGCTCTTCGAGCATCCGGTTGGCGGCCAGGTCGGCGACGACCCGGCGGACCTGGTCGGGCGCGAGGCGGCCGGCGATCCGGGCGAACTCGGCGACCAGCCGGGCCACCGTGCTGTCGCCGTCCATCATCAGGGCGAGCTGGTACTCCTCCGGGGTCAGCCGAAGGTACGAGCTACGGCCGCCGTCCTCGGGCGAGCGCAGCATCACGTACCGTCCGCCGCGCACCGCCGTACGATGCCGGACCTCGATGCCGGAGCGCAGGATCGGGCGTGCGCTGGCCGGGTTGAGCCGGTCCGCGACGGTGTGCCAGAGGCCGGTGTCGGCGGGGCCGGCGGGCACTCCCGGAGCCCGGCCGGCCAGGGCTTCCCAAACGTTGGTCCGGGTCTCGACGTACGTCAACTCAGGAGGCCCTTCACTCCGCCGGTCGTGGTGGGGGGTTGCTCGCCGGCGACTGGCGAAGGCGTCGCCGATGGCGAATGGAGATTAGGCGGTCGCCTGCACAAACGCGAGCCCTGGGCGGGGAAACCGTCCTGTTGGTCGCTAAGGTCCCGAATCCCGGCATAGACACAATCACGGCGGGTGACGGACCCACCCCCGGGTACGTCACCCGCCGTGGCGGGAAGAGCTGATGCCTACTGCGTCTCTTGCAGGGTGACGGTGACCGTCTGCTTGCTGCCGTTGCGGGTGAAGTCGAGCGTCATCTTCTCCCCGACGCTGCCCGCCTGGACCACCGCGACCAGATCGTCGGAGTCGTCGATGGCCTTGCCGTTCGCCTCGGTCACCACGTCGCCGGTCTGGAGCCCGGCCTTGTCCGCCGCGCTGCCGCCGGTGACGCTGCTGATCAGGGCCCCGCCGTTCTCCGCGTCGGTGACGCTGACGCCGAGCGCCGGGTGGCTGACCTTCTTGCCCTGCATGAGCGACTCGGCGACCTGCTTGGCCTTGTTGCTCGGG includes these proteins:
- a CDS encoding cyclic nucleotide-binding protein gives rise to the protein MTYVETRTNVWEALAGRAPGVPAGPADTGLWHTVADRLNPASARPILRSGIEVRHRTAVRGGRYVMLRSPEDGGRSSYLRLTPEEYQLALMMDGDSTVARLVAEFARIAGRLAPDQVRRVVADLAANRMLEELPMDAFRPLRDLRRDPLPRRMGDSLAAAARGRVVLSFPVDSLVTTLYTTVGRLLFTRVAVWIGAVVAAVGLLLFAGTWQRGSRSLFLVGDSYLLGALALVSLNVLVLTVHELGHALAAKRVGREVPAAGLMLYFGVPSVFVDASDVWMAGRRARIAVTAAGPATALGLAGLFQLTGLVIPAVAGVTFKLAFLFYLHTFFNLSPLLPLDGKYLLMDWLEIPDVRARALSWMGGRLRRRGPGWKSLDREGRLVALYGFLSLLWLVSAIGLGYRLWTDRIEGLIVGLWYEGFAGALLLLVIVLGVVAPPLYFLLGRLVRAVRRARQQMAERDREADLPRRVATLRASELGGLPEPSLQALAARARWYRPPTGRQLVLAGETQGAVYVVAEGALHGRRPGDPGGTIRHHVGPGGVVGLATALTGRSAQLDWHTAGVTLLTLPTSTVATVVGPMPGPPPQERAEAEALFADTPALAALEEDQRLALIAAAHPADLDPGAPVILPGPTHAVVVESGVIAMPDGVELRRGTLVGPVGDGSPGMVAQARTPVRLWVIPDASDLPPLIGSYGPGVPMPSLRPSIPAVARPGAAHPPLAVPPGPPDADEQYDVDRHFERRMWGFVSLLLVFALGSLLVNVSSGPAWAEMPAERVLLSVQRGSATAVADRESIALGPDDRRYLAVGAEIEVPGRGVALLTFPGGAAVVLCGGSRTGITAVGVENGRRSTPSGRLNLENGRLLADTSSPSGAYEPLDLTVLRTQGDVTSDGRAWYSVDTAGVAVSEGAVNVGGSRNEADNQPLNCGDGVPVTPPTEAEPTPDPTEESAPAEAPAIPAPSTDPTTVPGTDDQPLDDGNPATTNPTTTRTTQPTTGNPTITVPTNRPTTTKPTTTKPTTPKPTTPKPTTTAPDPDPTTTAPDPDPTTTAPEPEPTTTGPSSN